CAGAAGCTTGCTGACCTTTTAAAGATACCTGGGACTTCAGAGGAAATGCCAATGTTTAGTACTGCTATCGGGCTTTTAGAAACGCAGACAACACCCACTTGTGCATATAAAACAGTCTGTTTTGTTTCACTCTGTGTGATCAGGGTCATCGGGGAGGCAAAAGTCAGTGCTTATTCATCTCCTTTCAGGTCTCTGCTGCCTCTGGAGGTTCAAGGATGGGGAGGATGGGCCAGAGGAAGCACCCAGCCTTGAAGTAGAATCTTCCGTTCTGGATTAGCATTTGGACCCTGAAGTGTTTTTCCCCACCAAGAACTCAGAGCGACTGCCGATGACTCTCCTGCCCCGACGTTGACCACCCATCATTCGGAACTACTGCCACAATTTCTGTTTCCTTTCAGATACTAGATAAAAAGAGCGAGTCTGTTACTCAGAATCTTTTCTCTACAAGAATGCTTTAAGGACATTATGTTCTCAGTCACTAGGGAACAATCTAAGGGTGTAACCTTCTCAGTCATTTAGGAACATCACACGCAGTGACGTGGACAGGCTGCTGCTGCCACCCGGGAGGCGAGCCTTCAGTCAGCAGGCAGCTCCCAGAGGCTGGCGAGTTCTGCCCTCACCAGACCTGCCTCCTGTCAGGGGTTGGATGACAGAGTGAGTGGCTGGGAGGGCGAGGGCCTGGCACCTGGCCTGCcgccagaggcacctggaagagCAACGTCAGGGTGCCACACTCCTGCTCACTTCGGAGGATGTGACGTTCTCAACCAGCACTTGAACAGAGACGGGGGACTGATTTGGATGGTCACAGTCAGCCTCTGAGAGCTGATGAGTACTACCGGGCACTTCTTCTCGGCAGCAGCGGCCTTTCTGGCTTCACTTACTCTGCTTTGACCTATCAGGGCCGTAAGTGATTTCACACAGCCAAAGGCACCAGCTCTGCCCAGCCACGCAGTCAGTGCCGCTGCTGAGAAAGAGCCACGGCAGGATTTGTGTTCCAGAGGTGATGGGCAGGCTTAGGTTTTGGGGGACTCCAGCTGACCCAGATGGTCCACATGTTAAACCTGTGGCCGCAGCACATCTGCTCTGGGGTGCGTTCAGTACGTGAGCAGTCTGGCCAGGCTGTCTGGGAGGACGGCTCGGTGGCGCCCTTGCCACTGAGTAGCAGGTGCTGTGTTCTCGGGCGGTGGGCGGAGGAGTATGAACCAGCTGACTTGCTATTCTTTGACATCATTTAAGGGGTTGGTGGCACCTTGAAGAAAGTGGCCTGAAACAATTTCTTGACAGTAGCTCTGGAATTGAGTATTTCTGCCCTTGAATCTTCCCACACTAAGGTCTTAGGTAGCTAAGACGTGATTGACCCGTCAGCCACGTTCAGCTGCAGAGGTGTCTCCTGCTGCCCTCCGTGAGCTTTAAGGCTTCATCGACTGTTCTCAGAACCGTTCATGTTCTTGTCTAAGAGACTGAAGAAAAGATGGGGATATTTATCAAGTCAGTAGGGTAATCGTTTCTGTAGGTGCTGCTGCGGGGACAGGAACTGTTCACCTGGTACTTCAGATTGGAGACTGGAACTGTAAATGTGCCCTTGTCCCGGCTCACCGGGGTCACCCAGGAAAGATGTCCCACAGGGTGTCCCACTGTCTCCGAGAACCTGTATTGGCCCTCTGTTCCCGTCAGCTCTGTTGAGCAGGCAGTCTCGTGTGTGGGCCTTTGTCCTCTTGTCCCTGCTGATCGTCCTCTGTGTAGATTGTCAACCACTTTTGATTCAAGACGCTTCCTCCAAGGTGGGAGCTGCCGTTATTTTTCCTAAATGCAAATTGTTACACTGCAgattgttaaataaaatattttgcgcTCTCAGCGCTTTTTCCTTTGATTTCCTTTCGTCGATTGGAAGCAAGGTGAGTGTGGGGTCCTGAAGGGTGGCAGAGCCCTCCTTGTCCACAGCCTGAAGGTGGCCGAGAACCCTCAGCCAGCTGGGCCCTGGGGGCAGGGCTGAGCTGCTCCGGGTGGGCCACCACCTGGGCGTTCCTCGGGCGCCCTGCCTGGAGCCTGGTGGGGATCCGCTGGATGGCCAGGTGGGCGCCGCCCCTCGCAGGTCCTGTGCCGCGGTCCTCCGGCCGCCAGGGGCCGCTGCGGTGGGAGCGGGGCCGGCTGTCCGCCCGCAGTCGGTCCGCAGTCCGCCTGCCGTCCGCCGGCGCCACGGTTACCAGGGAGCGAGGAGGCCGGGGCTGGGGGCGGCGCCCGCAGGTAGCGGGGCCTGGGGGGGCCGGGGGGTGCGGGGGGCCGGGGGTGCGGGGGGTGCGGGGCCGGGGGGTGCGGGGGGCCGGGGGTGCGGGGGGTGCGGGGCCGGGGGGTGCGGGGGGCCGGGGGGACGGGGCCTGGGGGTGCGGGGGGCCGGGGGTGCGGGGGGTGCGGGGCCGGGGGGTGCGGGGGGCCGGGGGGCCggggggccggggccggggccggggggaCGGGGCCTGGGGGTGCGGGGGGCCGGAGGTGCGGGGGGTGCGGGGCCGGGGGGCCGGGGGGCCggggggccggggccggggccgggggggcggggccggggccgggggggCGGGGCCTGGGGGTGCGGGGGGCCGGAGGTGCGGGGGGTGCGGGGCCGGGGGGTGCGGGGGGCCGGGGGGCCGGGGGGGCGGGGGTGCGGCGCGGATGGGGGGCGAAGACGCAGGCGGGGCGGGGGGCGAGGCGCGGGGGCGTCGCCGGCGGGTCCACCCCCGAGGCTGCGTGAAGGTCGGGCGTTATTCTCCGCAGCCGCCTCGCGGGGTCGGGCCGGACTCGCAGCGGCCTCTACTGGGGACCGTGTTTCCGCAAGGCCCAAGGTCGCCCGGCTACAGGGTGGGGTCTGCGACAAGCCATGCTGGCGGGCGGGCAGGTGACGGGGCGGGGGCCGGGGGCTCGCAGGTGAGAGAGGCGGTGACGCAGGTGAGCAGCGGATGGATCCACCAGGCTGGAGGACTGACTCCAGGCAGGGCCACACCTGGTGAACTGGTCTCCCTGTGGCCTTCACTTGGGGATGGAGAATTCTTACCTGTGGTTCCTGTCCTGCAGCCCTAAGTGAGGCTTCTTCGTCTGGCAGGTGTGAGGAGCAGCACCCAGGACACCCCTCATTCAGGTCCTTCCTGGACTCTCCCCGCCCTGTCCACGGTTGACGGTCACTCCTGCCCAGCCGTCCTTCTGTAGCGTGGCCCATGGAGTGCGCACTCCCCTCAGGTGTCTGTAGGTGACCCAGCACCTCAGGGTGTCCAGCCATGCAGCTGACCCTGGCCTTTGGGACCACCCCAGGCTGGCGAGGAAGTCACTACCATTGCTGCCCCCATCCCAGGTATTCTCCTGTGTGGCCCGCCCGGTGAGCCCCACCTGTGGATCCCCGACACTGAGATTAGGCCTTGTTGGCAGCCCACCAGGGAGGCTGCGCTGCCCAGGCATGTGAGTCCCTGGACCATGCCATCCACCTCGGTGTCTGTGCCTCACGCAGAGGGGCTGCCGCAGCCAGGAGGCGCCATGCTCAAGGGACAGCTTCCTACTGGAGACAAAGGCCTGGTACAGAATCCTCCAGCCCCACCCCACACTGGGGGTCTCGAGAAGACCACCGCCAAGGACACACAGGCCATGGCAAAGCCCCTCACTCCAGCGCCACCCTCCAGGCCCAGGCTGGAGCGCACCCTGTCCCTGGACGAGAAGGGCTGGAGGCGGCGGCGCTTCCGAACCAGCCAGGAAGACCTCTGGGACCAGGACAAGGCTGGTCCCTGCAAGGCTGCTCCCGAGGCCCCCACCTGCAACAGCTCGCCGCCTGGGCTGAGCACTTCCTTACAGGAGATTCCCAAGTCCCGCCGGGCTCCGGGCAGCCCTTCCTCATGGGGTAACTGCCTCTCGGGCACGATCAGCACATCCCTGGACCTGCTGCACAGAGAGGCCACCACTGTGGGGAGCTCCCCGAGGCTGACCAGCATGCTCCCCCCATGCCCACTGCCCACCATGGACCTGAGTGTCTCCTCGGACTCACTGAGGTTGGCCAACAAGGTGGACCCTGACCATGACGATTTCCGGCGTCGGGTGCAGAAGAAGCTGGTCCGGGCCCACAGCAGCTTGGGCCCTGGCCGGCCCCGCAGCCCCGTGGCCTGCGATAGCTGCTCCCTGCACTCAGCCAAGTCCTCCTTCAGCCTCTTGGCGCCCATCCGCGCCAAGGACGTCCGTAGCAGGTAGGCCCCCAGAGGGAGGGTCACTGAGCTTTCGTGTATCGCTCAGAAGCAAGCCCCCAAGACCCGAGTGGGTATATTCTCATCAAACGTTTGTAAGATGCACAGATAGAGAGCCCTCCACCCCCAGCTCCTTCCCAGAAGTGACACTCTCTCCAGTTTGCCGTACACCTTTCCAGAACCTTCCTGCATTTCAGTACTACCTTTGGGCGTGATGTGCATAGAACGTggtgttggcttgttctgggtgTGTCGGTAAGGTTACGTGCTGTCTGTCCCTGCGTATCGTGCTCTTTCTTGGCATCTTTGTCGGTTCTCCTAAGTCTGCCTCCTTCGTTTGGCCTGGAATGCTGAGCTGGGTGGAGCTGCAGCTTTGCTGAGCCTCATGCTAACAGCGGCGTTATCGTGGGTTCCACCTGCTGCTGGAAACCTTGCCTCAGCAAGCCCTCGGAAAGGGCTCCTGGGGGGACCAGCGCCCCAAGTGGCCCATGATGGGCCCCACACATTTCATTCACTGAACTCGCTCACCACGAGGTCTCTTCTGAAGAGGAGACCACTTAGCACACTTGAAGTGCTAGTGTGGTTTTTTAGTTGTATGCAGTTGATACACACCCACTGCTGCAACGTGAGGGTCTGCACACCAGTCCTGAGTCACGTCCTCAGATAGCCGCAGACAGGAGAGTGATGGGGGCTCCTTCACCCCGCTCTGCTCCTTAAAGACCCCCTTTCCAGGCCTTGGGTTTGTGCTAGATCAGGGTCAGCAAACATGCTCCTCAGAGGGCCAGAGAGCACGTCTTAGGCTTTGTGGGCTGAATGGTCACTGTCACATCCACCCAGCTCTGCCCTCGCAGCTCCCAGGCAGCCCCAGACGACACGTAGGCAAGAGGGCATGGCTGTGCTTCCATGGAACTTAAactaaaagccaaacccactgccgtcaagtcagtgctaactcatagcaaccctataggacagagtactgccccatagggtttccaaggagcagatggtggactccaactgctgaccttttggttagcagcctgagctcttaaccactgtggaacTTTACTTACGGACATTGAAATGTGAATTTTATAAAAGTGACACCAGACATGGAATACATGTTACAAGAAGAAAGGGAACCATTGGAATCCAGGAAGCACAGAGAATTCTCTCCCAAAAGCAGGTGATCCGAACCCTGTCCTTGCTTGCCAGTGAAGGGTGGAAGGGCCAGGGCACTGGCAGGGGCTGGGTGTGGAGAGCCGCGTTTTCATCCAAGGCTGCAAAAGAAGGCACATCGAGAAGGAACCGTGTAACGTGCGATTCAGGGAGGAAGCCAGTAGGACGGGGTTTGAAAACCGGGGCCCGAGGGCCAATGCCAGCCCCGCATCTGCTCTCGGACAGCCCACGAGCCAAGCGTGGTTCTTATATTCCTAAGTAGTTGGGAAAAATCAAAACAGTAGTAATAATGTTTCACGACGTGTGAAATTATATGAACTCGCATTTCAGTATCCAcagataaagttttattggcacagcCACGCCCACTTGTTTCCATGTTGCTTGTGGCCGCTTTTGCACTAGGATGAGCTGTGACAGACCACATGGCCCGCAAAGCCCAAATGTTTGGCCAGAGGAACAAGCGTGTTGAGTGTGTCCTCCAGGGCCAGGGCCGGGTAAGGCGCGAGGGATTTACTGGGTTTTGTTGTGAGCTTTGCCAAGCTTTGGGGTTTTTTACCCCTGTGAGTGCCTTGTTCTCTTTAACATCTTAAAACGAGTGGTAACTGGGGACGTGGAGATGGGCATCTTTGTTTCCTGCAGCGTGTGACCTCTATCCCCCAGGCGGTGTCCCACACCAGCCCTGGCCCTCCGCCCTCCCAGGCGCCCCCTCCACCTGTCTGTACCAGAGGCCTCTCTCCCGGCAGGTGCATGTGCTCACGTGTCTGCACTGTGTGGCCCTCCACGGACCTGCCTGGGATCTTGCCTTCAAGAATTGCACCAAAAAAGACTgaagcccattgccactgagtcaattctaactcagcagcctcacaggacagagcagagctgcccctagagttgccaaggagcacctggtggatttgagctgccgaccttttggttagcagccgtagcccttaaccactaggccaccagggtttccagttccaCCAAAGGAGCCCAAGATGTCACCTCCAGGTCCCTTTTCCCAGGATGTGCGTTGGTGTTTATAGAACTGTGCACACAGCTGGTTTCCAAGGGCGCAGGCCACTGTAGCACTGTGTCCAGTGGGACCCGCGGGATCCTGAGGACGTTCCCCCTCCAGGATTTGATGTAGGGACTGATGTTGCCCAGCCAGCGGTCAGCCACATGGCCTCAGGGGATGGCCAGTGCCCTGAGAGGTGCGTCCCTGTGGCCACCCTCCCTGAGCCCACCTACTCAGATTCGGCCTCGCCCGATGAATCTCCTGCCATGAAGGGGCTCCTCAGACGGGGCCTGGGCCCTCGGCTTGTCCTGCTGGTGCTCAGTCTGGGCTCCTCTCCACAGGAGCTATCTGGAGGGCAGCCTCCTGGCCAGCGGGGCCTTGCTGGGTGCGGACGAGCTGGCACGGTACTTCCCAGACCGGAGTGTGGCCATCTTTGTGGCCACCTGGAACATGCAGGGCCAGAAGGTATGCAGCACAGCCCACCTGACTGAAGCACGGGTGTCCCCAAAGCCCCCCTCCCCCGACGCCTCCGTCTGCGGCATCCGCAACCCCGCCCAGCCTCTCCTCTCCCCTGCCTCTGACTGCCCGTTCAGCCCTGAGTTTCTGGGTCCAGACCACATGAACTCCCCTGTTGCAGGGCACTCGCCCCGTGCCACGCCTCGCcccctccccacagcccccagaTGTCCCTGTTCAGAGGGACCCATCCCTGCATCCACCTGACCCCAGGCAGCTGCTCCCGAGACCCCAGTCCCTCCTGAGACCCCAGTCCTTCCACCCTCTGTGCTAGTCTCCTTAaggcagtggctccatggaagccAATTTTGGGCATGTTTCCATTTGCTTTCTTGGGCATTGACTCTTGGTGTCCTGTGACCTTGCCAGGCCTGTGTGGGAGGGATCAGGGTCTCTCGGGAGAGGCTGCCTGGATGTGGAGCTTGGGCACCAGGCGTCCTGGTGAGGGAGGGATCGGGGTCTTAGGACGGATCGGTGTCTCAGGAGGGATTGGGGTCTCAGGAGGGACTGGGGTCTCGGGAGCAGCTGCCTGGAGGCGAGTGTGGTGTGCGGGGGGCTTTTGTAGAGGCTCCGTAGGGGGTGCAGCAGGTCGAAGGTAGCGCTTCACACACGATCTGAGACACTTTCTCTGGCATCGAGTGTTAATGATGAACAGGGTCAGAGGTGGCCCAGTGGCCGTTTCCTCCCTGGGCCGGGTCTGGGTGAAGGCAGGCAGGTGGTGGGTGCACGTCCTCGGGGCACCAGCACCATCCCTGCCCACCCACAGGGCGTGGCTGGTCCCCCTGGCCAGGAGGCTGCATGAGCAGAGGGGGGCACCCGCTTCCCTGAGCCCATGGCCCTTCCAGGATTCAGCCACGTAGCCAAGCATGTCCCCATGTCCTTGCCCttggggcaggggctgggctgTGTGTTAGGACGGCCAGGTGCCCCAATGCCACGGCTGCCGCCGTGCTGATGAGTGCTGTGTGAGCAGGAGGAGGCCTGGAGGCCGCCTGGCGGTCGACTGTAGGTGGCTCCTGGACACACTTGTGTTCagcggggaaactgaggcctacagTGGCCGGCCCAGAATCTCTGCATCTTTGGTAAAAGGGGCGTTTGCCAACCGTTGAGCAGGGACTTCCTGCCTTGTGGCCTCGGTTTCCTCCTTTGCTCAGAAAAGGGCAGCGTGACAAGTGTGGCTGGTAGCTCTGCAAAGGCATGAGCCaggcaggccccaccccaggtccCATacccccagacccctgtccctcgGCCAGCCCCCTGCCCCTCTCCCCTCAGGAGCTCCCACCCAACCTGGATGAGCTCCTGCTGCCCGCCGAGGCTGACTATGCCCAGGACATGTACGTCATCGGAGTCCAGGAAGGCTGCTCCGACAGGTAGGCCAGGCCAGCGCTGCACCTCCCCCTCCGACCTCTGTGCCCCAGGCCACCGGGCCCCCGCAGTTTGTGTGCAGTGGCTGGAGTGCGCGCTGCCCAAGATGCCCGTGGGTGGTGGACATGAGCCACCTACAGCATGCTGTACCCTCCGGAGCCACAGGCAGGGTCACGTGGGGCTGAAGTGGCCTGAGCATGTGCCCACTCCTTGTTTGCGTGGTGCCTCGAGCATCCAGAGTGAATACCACGAGCCTTTGTAGACGGACTCGTTTGGGAGACTGTTGAGGCCGGAGAGCAGCCTCTGCTGGGCCCCCATCAGTTCCAGGCTGTTCTGGGCATGATGTGAAGGCTCTGTGCAGGGTCTCCTGCCCACACCTCCTGCAGGGGCTCAGGATGGTGGTCTGGGTGGCTTCCTCTGCAGGCGGGAATGGGAGACGCGCCTGCAGGAGACGCTGGGCCCCCACTACGTGCCGCTGCACTCGGCGGCCCACGGCGTGCTCTACCTGTCTGTCTTCCTCCGCAGGGACCTCATCTGGTTCTGCTCAGGTGGGCAGCACAGGGTCCCCGGGAAGGAGCAGTGTGGCTGTGAGGCAACAGGCCCCTGCATGTGGGTGGGCGGCACTGGGTCCTCGGGAGGGGGCAGTGTGGCTGTGAGGTGACAGGGCCCCTGCATGTGGGTGGGTGGCACGTGGGCGCAGGTGCGGGTGCACACGGTGAGCTTCAGGatgctcccccctcccccacagagGTGGAGTGCTCCACGGTGACCACGCGCATTGTGTCTCACATCAAGACCAAGGGGGCCCTGGGCGTCAGCTTCACCTTCTTTGGCACCTCCTTCCTCTTCATCACATCCCACTTCACCTGTGAGTTCTCTGGCCGGAGCCGAGCTGTCATCTGAGAACCCCCATGGGAAGTGGGAGGGCGGGGTGCCTGCCATGGCTCACCAGGACCCTGGGAGGCTGTGGTGTCCGTGACAATCGCTGCCCTGTGCAGAGCTCCGTCCCATGTCCTCCTGTGAGTGAATCAGTCACTCCTAGAGACAGCCCGGCCACTCGAGCAAGCGCATTTCACAGATGCGATGCTGAGATGGCGCAGCCCCTGCCCCAAGGCGGGCCAGTCCAGGTCCCACCAGGGATGCTGGTTCTGCTGGCCACGGCCTTCACAGAGAGGGCAGGTAGAAGTCTGTTCAACTCACTATTTAGGACTTGGGCTGAGGAGCCATCCTGGGCGGAGGACACGGGACCCACTCACAGCCTCGGGGTCCTCGGCAAGCAGTGGGCACCCGTGGGGTCAGTTCTGCTCTCATCTGCAACACCCTG
This DNA window, taken from Loxodonta africana isolate mLoxAfr1 chromosome 9, mLoxAfr1.hap2, whole genome shotgun sequence, encodes the following:
- the INPP5E gene encoding phosphatidylinositol polyphosphate 5-phosphatase type IV isoform X2, which gives rise to MPSTSVSVPHAEGLPQPGGAMLKGQLPTGDKGLVQNPPAPPHTGGLEKTTAKDTQAMAKPLTPAPPSRPRLERTLSLDEKGWRRRRFRTSQEDLWDQDKAGPCKAAPEAPTCNSSPPGLSTSLQEIPKSRRAPGSPSSWGNCLSGTISTSLDLLHREATTVGSSPRLTSMLPPCPLPTMDLSVSSDSLRLANKVDPDHDDFRRRVQKKLVRAHSSLGPGRPRSPVACDSCSLHSAKSSFSLLAPIRAKDVRSRSYLEGSLLASGALLGADELARYFPDRSVAIFVATWNMQGQKELPPNLDELLLPAEADYAQDMYVIGVQEGCSDRREWETRLQETLGPHYVPLHSAAHGVLYLSVFLRRDLIWFCSEVECSTVTTRIVSHIKTKGALGVSFTFFGTSFLFITSHFTSGDGKVAERLLDYTRTIQALALPKSVPDTNPYRSSPADVTTRFDEVFWFGDFNFRLSVGRAVVEALLRQKLEMDMSALLQHDQLTREMKQGAIFKGFQEADIHFLPSYKFDIGKDTYDSTSKQRTPSYTDRVVYRSRHKDDICPVKYSSCRSIRTSDHRPVYGLFRVKHPTGCRQVRPGTIPHRDQKADFKGNSETAGAEEPKL
- the INPP5E gene encoding phosphatidylinositol polyphosphate 5-phosphatase type IV isoform X1, which produces MPSTSVSVPHAEGLPQPGGAMLKGQLPTGDKGLVQNPPAPPHTGGLEKTTAKDTQAMAKPLTPAPPSRPRLERTLSLDEKGWRRRRFRTSQEDLWDQDKAGPCKAAPEAPTCNSSPPGLSTSLQEIPKSRRAPGSPSSWGNCLSGTISTSLDLLHREATTVGSSPRLTSMLPPCPLPTMDLSVSSDSLRLANKVDPDHDDFRRRVQKKLVRAHSSLGPGRPRSPVACDSCSLHSAKSSFSLLAPIRAKDVRSRSYLEGSLLASGALLGADELARYFPDRSVAIFVATWNMQGQKELPPNLDELLLPAEADYAQDMYVIGVQEGCSDRREWETRLQETLGPHYVPLHSAAHGVLYLSVFLRRDLIWFCSEVECSTVTTRIVSHIKTKGALGVSFTFFGTSFLFITSHFTSGDGKVAERLLDYTRTIQALALPKSVPDTNPYRSSPADVTTRFDEVFWFGDFNFRLSVGRAVVEALLRQKLEMDMSALLQHDQLTREMKQGAIFKGFQEADIHFLPSYKFDIGKDTYDSTSKQRTPSYTDRVVYRSRHKDDICPVKYSSCRSIRTSDHRPVYGLFRVKVRPGRDNIPLAAGKFDRELYLIGIKRRISKEIQRQQALKNQNSSAICTVS
- the INPP5E gene encoding phosphatidylinositol polyphosphate 5-phosphatase type IV isoform X3, producing the protein MPSTSVSVPHAEGLPQPGGAMLKGQLPTGDKGLVQNPPAPPHTGGLEKTTAKDTQAMAKPLTPAPPSRPRLERTLSLDEKGWRRRRFRTSQEDLWDQDKAGPCKAAPEAPTCNSSPPGLSTSLQEIPKSRRAPGSPSSWGNCLSGTISTSLDLLHREATTVGSSPRLTSMLPPCPLPTMDLSVSSDSLRLANKVDPDHDDFRRRVQKKLVRAHSSLGPGRPRSPVACDSCSLHSAKSSFSLLAPIRAKDVRSRSYLEGSLLASGALLGADELARYFPDRSVAIFVATWNMQGQKELPPNLDELLLPAEADYAQDMYVIGVQEGCSDRDLIWFCSEVECSTVTTRIVSHIKTKGALGVSFTFFGTSFLFITSHFTSGDGKVAERLLDYTRTIQALALPKSVPDTNPYRSSPADVTTRFDEVFWFGDFNFRLSVGRAVVEALLRQKLEMDMSALLQHDQLTREMKQGAIFKGFQEADIHFLPSYKFDIGKDTYDSTSKQRTPSYTDRVVYRSRHKDDICPVKYSSCRSIRTSDHRPVYGLFRVKVRPGRDNIPLAAGKFDRELYLIGIKRRISKEIQRQQALKNQNSSAICTVS
- the INPP5E gene encoding phosphatidylinositol polyphosphate 5-phosphatase type IV isoform X4, whose product is MPSTSVSVPHAEGLPQPGGAMLKGQLPTGDKGLVQNPPAPPHTGGLEKTTAKDTQAMAKPLTPAPPSRPRLERTLSLDEKGWRRRRFRTSQEDLWDQDKAGPCKAAPEAPTCNSSPPGLSTSLQEIPKSRRAPGSPSSWGNCLSGTISTSLDLLHREATTVGSSPRLTSMLPPCPLPTMDLSVSSDSLRLANKVDPDHDDFRRRVQKKLVRAHSSLGPGRPRSPVACDSCSLHSAKSSFSLLAPIRAKDVRSRSYLEGSLLASGALLGADELARYFPDRSVAIFVATWNMQGQKELPPNLDELLLPAEADYAQDMYVIGVQEGCSDRREWETRLQETLGPHYVPLHSAAHGVLYLSVFLRRDLIWFCSEVECSTVTTRIVSHIKTKGALGVSFTFFGTSFLFITSHFTSGDGKVAERLLDYTRTIQALALPKSVPDTNPYRSSPEECIQLWRTKIRSLEGRWPMEVRSLRKPSPDCGCVGLGTRKAVEAWVHGTAVLLCCPPLVGLEASLQPLYALLITRGASHLLGGL